The DNA region GAGCGATAAACGATGTTCGAGAGGTTCACCGACCGCGCGCGGCGGGTTGTCGTCCTGGCTCAGGAAGAAGCCCGGATGCTCAACCACAACTACATCGGCACCGAGCACATCCTCCTGGGTCTGATCCACGAGGGTGAGGGTGTCGCCGCTAAGGCCCTGGAGAGCCTCGGGATTTCTCTTGAGGCCGTTCGCCAGCAGGTCGAGGAGATCATCGGCCAGGGCCAGCAGGCCCCGTCCGGTCACATTCCCTTCACCCCCCGGGCGAAGAAGGTCCTGGAGCTGTCGCTCCGGGAGGCCCTGCAGCTCGGCCACAACTACATCGGCACCGAGCACATCCTGCTCGGCCTGATCCGCGAGGGCGAGGGCGTCGCCGCCCAGGTCCTGGTGAAGCTCGGCGCCGACCTCAACCGGGTGCGGCAGCAGGTCATCCAGCTGCTCTCCGGTTACCAGACCCCCGGCAGCAAGGAGTCGGCCACGGCCGGCGGGCCCGCCGAGGGCACCCCGTCGACCTCGCTGGTCCTGGACCAGTTCGGCCGCAACCTCACCCAGGCCGCCCGCGAGGCCAAGCTCGACCCGGTCATCGGGCGCGAGAAGGAGATCGAGCGGGTCATGCAGGTGCTGTCCCGCCGCACCAAGAACAACCCGGTCCTGATCGGTGAGCCCGGCGTCGGCAAGACCGCCGTGGTCGAGGGCCTGGCCCAGGCGATCGTCAAGGGCGAGGTCCCGGAGACGCTCAAGGACAAGCAGCTCTACACGCTGGACCTCGGCGCCCTGGTCGCCGGCTCCCGCTACCGCGGTGACTTCGAGGAGCGCCTGAAGAAGGTCCTCAAGGAGATCCGCACCCGCGGCGACATCATCCTGTTCATCGACGAGCTGCACACCCTGGTCGGCGCGGGCGCCGCCGAGGGCGCCATCGACGCCGCCTCGATCCTCAAGCCGATGCTGGCGCGGGGCGAGCTGCAGACCATCGGCGCGACCACGCTCGACGAGTACCGCAAGCACCTGGAGAAGGACGCCGCGCTGGAGCGCCGCTTCCAGCCGATCCAGGTCGCCGAGCCGTCGCTGCCGCACACCATCGAGATCCTCAAGGGTCTGCGCGACCGCTACGAGGCCCACCACCGGGTCTCCATCACGGACTCCGCCCTGGTCGCCGCCGCCACCCTGGCCGACCGGTACATCTCGGACCGCTTCCTGCCGGACAAGGCCATCGACCTGATCGACGAGGCCGGCTCCCGGATGCGCATCCGCCGGATGACCGCGCCGCCGGACCTGCGCGAGTTCGACGAGAAGATCGCCGACGTGCGCCGCGAGAAGGAGAGCGCGATCGACGCGCAGGACTTCGAGAAGGCCGCGTCCCTGCGCGACGACGAGAAGCAGCTCCTCCAGGCCAAGGCCAAGCGCGAGAAGGAGTGGAAGGCCGGCGACATGGACGTCGTCGCGGAGGTGGACGAGGAGCTCATCGCCGAGGTCCTGGCCACCGCCACCGGCATCCCGGTCTTCAAGCTGACCGAGGAGGAGTCCTCCCGGCTGCTGCGCATGGAGGACGAGCTGCACAAGCGCGTCATCGGCCAGAAGGACGCCATCAAGGCGCTCTCCCAGGCCATCCGGCGCACCCGTGCGGGCCTCAAGGACCCGAAGCGCCCCGGCGGCTCGTTCATCTTCGCCGGCCCGTCCGGCGTCGGTAAGACCGAGCTGTCCAAGACGCTCGCCGAGTTCCTCTTCGGCGACGAGGACGCGCTGATCTCGCTCGACATGTCCGAGTTCTCGGAGAAGCACACCGTCTCCCGGCTCTTCGGTTCGCCCCCCGGCTACGTGGGCTACGAGGAGGGCGGCCAGCTGACCGAGAAGGTGCGCCGCAAGCCGTTCTCCGTCGTCCTCTTCGACGAGGTCGAGAAGGCCCACCCGGACATCTTCAACTCGCTGCTGCAGATCCTGGAGGACGGTCGCCTGACCGACTCCCAGGGCCGCGTGGTCGACTTCAAGAACACCGTCATCATCATGACGACCAACCTCGGCACCCGGGACATCTCGAAGGGCTTCAACCTGGGCTTCGCGGCCACGGGCGACGCCCAGACCGGGTACGACCGGATGAAGGCCAAGGTCGGCGAGGAGCTCAAGCAGCACTTCCGCCCCGAGTTCCTGAACCGCGTCGACGACATCGTCGTCTTCCACCAGCTGTCCGAAGAGGACATCATCCAGATCGTCGACCTGATGGTCGACAAGGTGGACTCGCGGCTCAAGGACAAGGACATGGGCCTGGAGCTCAGCATCGAGGCCAAGAAGCTGCTGGCCAAGCGGGGCTACGACCCGCTGCTCGGTGCCCGTCCGCTGCGCCGCACCATCCAGCGCGAGATCGAGGACCACCTCTCCGAGAAGATCCTCTTCGGCGAGCTGCGGGCCGGCCACATCGTGGTCGTCGGTGTCGAGGGCGAGGGCAAGGAAGCGAAGTTCACCTTCCGCGGCGAGGAGAAGACCGCGGTCGCGGACACTCCGGCCGCCGTCGCCTCGCCGGGTCCCGACCTGACGAAGTAGCAACATTTAACAGATAACAGCAACGGTTTGGGCCCCCGGCGTTCGCGCCGGGGGCCCAAACCGTTTTCCGTGTCCCTGTCGAACGTGTGATCCGGCCCACGAACGCGCAGGCGGGGGGCCTGACCGGGGGCCGGTGCGGGTGCGATCGATCATGCGGTCATCTTTAATGGCAATGTTGTTGACGGAGCGTCAGCTGATACGAAGTTGCGGAGCATAGCGCTGTGGCCATGTCACGGTCAAGGTCTATCTTTTCCGTCCACGCTTGGATCAAATGACCTCCACCTGTCTTTCATTGGTTTACCGGAAGGCCAAGAGCCGGACCGGTTTGGGGAGGACGTCACAACGTTGAAGATGACCAGGAAAGCCGCTGCGGTCGCCTCGGCCGCGGCGGTAATAGCCGCGCTCGGCGCGGGGCTTCTGCCGAGCACGGCCGTCGCCGCCGGCTCCGCCCCCGTGCCGCAGGACCCGGCCGAGGCCGTCCAGACCAGCACTGATCACAACATCCCGGGCCCGCTGACCGAGAAGGTCGAGGCCGAGCAGAAGGCTGCCACCGAGCAGCTCATCGCCGGCACCGCCAAGGTCGAGCAGCACGGTGGTGGCTCCAGCATCAAGCTGGGCAAGGACAAGTACGTCGAGCTCTCGCGTGAGCGGACGGACAAGATCTTCACCATCCTGGTCGAGTTCAGCGACCAGGTGGACAACACCACCAAGACGCCGGACGGCAAGCTGAAGTACGGCGGCACCCCCGGCCCGCAGCGCAACCAGATCGAGAAGCCGGACGCTGCCACCAACAACTCGACCGCCTGGCAGGCCGACTACAACCAGCAGCACTTCCAGGACCTGTACTTCAGCAAGACCCAGGACTCGCTGAAGACGTACTACGAGAAGCAGTCCTCGGGCCGCTACTCGGTCGACGGCCAGGTCACCGACTGGGTCAAGGTGCCGTGGAACGAGGCCCGCTACGGGTCCGACTACTGCGGCCAGCACGTCTGCGCCAACGCGCAGGACCTGATCCGCGACGGCATCACCTCCTGGGTCGCCGACCAGAAGGCCAAGGGCCAGACGGACGCTCAGATCCAGGCGACCATCGCGCAGTACGACCAGTGGGACCGGTACGACTTCGACCACGACGGCAACTTCAACGAGCCCGACGGTTACATCGACCACTTCCAGATCGTGCACGCCGGTGAGGACCAGTCGGCGGGCGGCGGCAAGCAGGGCACCGACGCGCTCTGGGCCCACCGCTCGTACGTCTACGGCACCCAGGCGGGCTCGACCGGCCCGAGCAACAACAAGCTCGGCGGTACCCCGGTCGGCGGCACCGGCATCTGGATCGGCGACTACACCATGCAGCCGGAGAACGGCGGCCTCGGTGTCTTCGCCCACGAGTACGGCCACGACCTCGGTCTGCCGGACCTCTACGACACCTCCGGCAGCGGGATCGACAACTCGGTCGGCTTCTGGTCGCTGATGTCCTCCGGCTCCTGGCTGGGCGAGGGCAAGAACTCGATCGGCGACATGCCGAACGACCTCGACGCCTGGAGCAAGCTCCAGCTC from Kitasatospora sp. NBC_00458 includes:
- a CDS encoding ATP-dependent Clp protease ATP-binding subunit, with amino-acid sequence MFERFTDRARRVVVLAQEEARMLNHNYIGTEHILLGLIHEGEGVAAKALESLGISLEAVRQQVEEIIGQGQQAPSGHIPFTPRAKKVLELSLREALQLGHNYIGTEHILLGLIREGEGVAAQVLVKLGADLNRVRQQVIQLLSGYQTPGSKESATAGGPAEGTPSTSLVLDQFGRNLTQAAREAKLDPVIGREKEIERVMQVLSRRTKNNPVLIGEPGVGKTAVVEGLAQAIVKGEVPETLKDKQLYTLDLGALVAGSRYRGDFEERLKKVLKEIRTRGDIILFIDELHTLVGAGAAEGAIDAASILKPMLARGELQTIGATTLDEYRKHLEKDAALERRFQPIQVAEPSLPHTIEILKGLRDRYEAHHRVSITDSALVAAATLADRYISDRFLPDKAIDLIDEAGSRMRIRRMTAPPDLREFDEKIADVRREKESAIDAQDFEKAASLRDDEKQLLQAKAKREKEWKAGDMDVVAEVDEELIAEVLATATGIPVFKLTEEESSRLLRMEDELHKRVIGQKDAIKALSQAIRRTRAGLKDPKRPGGSFIFAGPSGVGKTELSKTLAEFLFGDEDALISLDMSEFSEKHTVSRLFGSPPGYVGYEEGGQLTEKVRRKPFSVVLFDEVEKAHPDIFNSLLQILEDGRLTDSQGRVVDFKNTVIIMTTNLGTRDISKGFNLGFAATGDAQTGYDRMKAKVGEELKQHFRPEFLNRVDDIVVFHQLSEEDIIQIVDLMVDKVDSRLKDKDMGLELSIEAKKLLAKRGYDPLLGARPLRRTIQREIEDHLSEKILFGELRAGHIVVVGVEGEGKEAKFTFRGEEKTAVADTPAAVASPGPDLTK
- a CDS encoding immune inhibitor A domain-containing protein yields the protein MTRKAAAVASAAAVIAALGAGLLPSTAVAAGSAPVPQDPAEAVQTSTDHNIPGPLTEKVEAEQKAATEQLIAGTAKVEQHGGGSSIKLGKDKYVELSRERTDKIFTILVEFSDQVDNTTKTPDGKLKYGGTPGPQRNQIEKPDAATNNSTAWQADYNQQHFQDLYFSKTQDSLKTYYEKQSSGRYSVDGQVTDWVKVPWNEARYGSDYCGQHVCANAQDLIRDGITSWVADQKAKGQTDAQIQATIAQYDQWDRYDFDHDGNFNEPDGYIDHFQIVHAGEDQSAGGGKQGTDALWAHRSYVYGTQAGSTGPSNNKLGGTPVGGTGIWIGDYTMQPENGGLGVFAHEYGHDLGLPDLYDTSGSGIDNSVGFWSLMSSGSWLGEGKNSIGDMPNDLDAWSKLQLGWLKVEKAKAGVESTHHIGPAEYNTKLPQALVVDLPKKAVTTEINTPFAGANEWWSGSADDLNVSLTRDVDLTGKTSAALTAKAWYDIEQDFDYGYAEVSTDGGANWTALDGTFNGVAIPKNAAEKAGLSGSSGNKWGDLSFPLDAYAGKAVKVRFHYTTDGGLHLKGLALDEIAITANGTPVFTDGAENGDNGWTANGFSRITGKFTNEYAQYYIAENRQYVSYDRTLKTGPYNFGFSNTKPGWVEHYPYQPGLLIWLWDTSQSDNNVTNHPGSGLVLPIDSHPTPLKWSDGTLQRPRVQGYDSTFGSRRVDGLTLHKAGVETVYPKAKGVDEFSDLKSYWSKDNPYSSVIVPKTGTSIEVENESSNYLETWIRVRPVDN